One stretch of Nitrosococcus watsonii C-113 DNA includes these proteins:
- a CDS encoding DUF427 domain-containing protein — protein MKAVWKGAVLAESEKTAVVENNHYFPPDSISKEYFRSSNTHTICPWKGEASYYHIIVGNQLNADAAWYYPAPKQAAAHIKNYLAFWHDVEVSE, from the coding sequence ATGAAAGCCGTCTGGAAAGGTGCCGTATTAGCCGAAAGCGAAAAAACCGCAGTGGTGGAAAATAACCATTATTTTCCACCGGATTCTATCAGCAAAGAGTATTTTCGCAGCAGCAATACGCACACGATTTGCCCGTGGAAAGGGGAAGCCAGCTATTATCATATTATCGTTGGCAACCAGCTTAATGCTGATGCCGCTTGGTATTACCCAGCGCCGAAACAAGCAGCAGCGCACATTAAAAATTACCTGGCTTTCTGGCACGACGTAGAAGTCAGCGAATAA
- a CDS encoding ferredoxin--NADP reductase codes for MSTPTAETLVDPSKWVEGRVIANRHWTQQLYSLQVEAQINAFEAGQFGRLGLIIDDELVARSYSFVNTPQEARLEFYSITVPNGPLSNRLAQLEPDDTVWVFRKAAGFLTLSQIQTANNLWMLSTGTAIGPFLSILKTQEPWQRFSRIILVHSVRTAEELVYQDLIQNLHDQHPQQFTMIPLVSREDHKGAIRGRITAAIADGRMAERTGLTIEAKSSQVMICGNPDMVRDATALLKERGLKENRRRDPGQISVERYW; via the coding sequence ATGTCTACACCAACCGCAGAAACCTTGGTAGATCCCAGTAAATGGGTTGAAGGCCGAGTCATCGCTAATCGCCACTGGACCCAACAGCTTTATTCTCTCCAGGTGGAGGCCCAAATAAACGCCTTTGAGGCCGGACAATTTGGCCGCCTAGGTTTGATCATTGACGATGAATTGGTAGCACGGTCCTATTCTTTTGTTAACACGCCCCAAGAAGCCCGTTTGGAATTTTATTCCATTACGGTTCCAAATGGCCCCCTATCAAACCGTCTCGCTCAATTAGAGCCGGACGATACCGTTTGGGTCTTTCGTAAAGCCGCTGGGTTTCTGACGCTTTCCCAAATCCAGACCGCCAATAATCTCTGGATGCTATCAACGGGAACGGCGATTGGACCCTTTCTATCCATTCTCAAAACCCAGGAGCCCTGGCAACGCTTTTCTCGGATTATTTTAGTCCATTCCGTACGCACGGCTGAGGAACTCGTCTATCAGGATCTTATTCAGAACCTTCACGACCAGCATCCCCAGCAATTTACCATGATCCCCCTCGTCAGCCGGGAAGATCATAAAGGCGCTATCCGTGGGCGTATTACCGCAGCTATTGCTGATGGCCGTATGGCAGAGCGCACAGGACTCACTATTGAGGCAAAGTCATCCCAGGTGATGATCTGCGGCAATCCAGATATGGTCCGGGATGCCACAGCCTTACTCAAAGAGCGGGGCCTTAAGGAGAATCGCCGACGGGACCCTGGGCAAATCTCTGTAGAAAGGTATTGGTAG
- the yqeC gene encoding selenium cofactor biosynthesis protein YqeC: MITSESNSLLNALDIERGIVCLTGAGGKRTILYRLATLHPGRVGITSTTPIPPFPDKISAYQVITEEKLLFTLVSTAATTHRLIAYTQPSVKKGYLAGISPSLVAMIHRQAGFDISLVNADTAQGRWIKVPNMEKRAIPEQATHVIPVLSALALGQPLSENIACQAERIQTIIRIKVGEILKPVHLARLLASSAEKLKRGRKIKIIPLINMIDDPIRETQGTAAAKLALSLTDHFDRIVLTRMNCPNPLIRVVHRH; the protein is encoded by the coding sequence ATGATAACCAGCGAATCTAACTCATTGTTAAATGCCCTAGATATTGAGCGCGGCATCGTTTGTTTAACGGGCGCGGGAGGCAAACGAACTATTCTCTATCGCTTAGCGACGCTCCATCCAGGCCGGGTAGGAATTACTTCCACCACCCCTATCCCACCCTTCCCAGACAAAATTTCTGCCTATCAGGTCATTACCGAAGAAAAACTACTGTTTACCTTGGTAAGTACGGCAGCCACGACCCACCGGCTGATTGCTTATACTCAACCCTCTGTGAAAAAGGGATACTTAGCCGGTATCTCTCCCTCTCTAGTAGCAATGATCCATCGTCAGGCAGGTTTTGATATCAGTTTAGTGAATGCTGATACAGCGCAGGGCCGTTGGATTAAAGTTCCAAATATGGAAAAAAGGGCGATCCCGGAACAAGCAACCCATGTAATTCCTGTGCTTTCCGCACTTGCCCTTGGCCAACCTTTGTCTGAAAATATCGCCTGTCAAGCGGAAAGAATTCAAACTATTATCAGAATTAAAGTGGGCGAAATCCTAAAACCCGTCCATCTGGCAAGACTCTTAGCCAGCTCCGCAGAGAAACTAAAAAGGGGAAGAAAAATTAAAATTATTCCCCTCATCAATATGATCGATGATCCAATAAGGGAAACACAAGGGACGGCAGCGGCGAAGTTGGCCCTAAGCCTCACAGATCATTTTGACCGAATAGTACTTACCCGTATGAATTGCCCTAACCCCTTAATAAGAGTGGTACACCGGCACTAA
- a CDS encoding flagellar motor protein MotB, with protein sequence MEQDWATAEDEPREERTGAPAWVITLADLMSLLMSFFVLLLSFSEMDVLKYKQVAGSMKFAFGVQREIKVKEPPKGTSIIAQEFSPGRPRPTPWNEIRQDTIDETKQTLDFSDAPIQDTEAEVAELQDKLQHEIDEGLITIETIKDRIIIRIQEKGSFPSGSAIFSREFKPALDKIRAILKKIEGKLIVAGHTDDRPIQTSRFRSNWELSTARAVSVVHYLLATHEISPGRFVLEGYADTQPLAPNENAANRARNRRIEITVLPGEEQDGAWRSIRDFDS encoded by the coding sequence ATGGAGCAGGACTGGGCTACTGCCGAGGACGAACCGCGGGAGGAGAGGACGGGCGCGCCGGCATGGGTCATTACCCTAGCCGATTTGATGTCGCTATTAATGAGCTTCTTTGTGCTGCTTTTATCCTTTTCAGAGATGGATGTACTCAAATACAAACAGGTTGCCGGTTCCATGAAGTTCGCCTTTGGGGTGCAGCGGGAGATTAAAGTCAAAGAGCCTCCTAAGGGTACGAGTATTATCGCCCAGGAATTTAGCCCTGGCCGTCCCCGCCCCACTCCCTGGAATGAGATTCGCCAGGATACCATTGATGAAACCAAACAAACGCTGGATTTCTCTGATGCGCCTATCCAGGATACGGAAGCAGAGGTGGCTGAGCTTCAGGATAAGCTCCAGCATGAAATTGATGAGGGTTTGATTACTATAGAAACCATCAAGGATCGAATCATTATTCGTATTCAAGAAAAGGGTTCTTTCCCTTCCGGGAGCGCCATTTTTAGTCGGGAGTTTAAACCAGCTTTAGATAAGATTCGCGCTATTCTAAAAAAAATAGAGGGTAAACTTATCGTGGCGGGGCATACGGATGATAGGCCTATTCAGACTTCCCGCTTTCGCTCTAATTGGGAATTATCTACCGCCCGGGCCGTTTCTGTGGTTCACTATCTCTTGGCTACCCATGAAATCTCTCCTGGACGATTTGTGCTTGAGGGTTATGCCGATACCCAGCCGCTTGCGCCTAATGAGAATGCAGCTAACCGGGCTCGTAACCGGCGGATAGAAATTACCGTTCTTCCAGGCGAAGAGCAGGATGGCGCATGGCGCTCAATACGGGATTTTGATAGTTAA
- the pomA gene encoding flagellar motor protein PomA, translating into MDLATLLGLIGSFGVVGGAILLGSSVLVFFNPPSLLIVLGGTTAVVLMKFSLSQFLGSFKIAMKAFMYKTEKPEGIIKQAVEMAGTARKEGLLALEGWEIKNEFMKKGVTLLVDGHDPEMVRRVLMTDLRQTLSRHELGQKIFKAIGDVAPAMGMIGTLIGLVQMLSSMDDPKKIGPAMAVALLTTLYGAMIANMVALPFADKLALRSNEERLNRSIIIESILSIQQGHNPRVLEELLLTFMPGSRRNNGYGEKGR; encoded by the coding sequence GTGGATTTAGCTACCTTGCTTGGCTTAATTGGCAGCTTTGGGGTTGTGGGGGGGGCTATTTTACTGGGCTCCAGCGTTCTGGTTTTTTTCAATCCGCCCTCCCTTTTAATTGTATTAGGGGGTACCACCGCCGTGGTGCTTATGAAATTCTCCCTCAGCCAGTTTCTGGGATCTTTTAAGATTGCCATGAAGGCGTTTATGTATAAAACCGAGAAGCCGGAAGGAATTATTAAGCAGGCAGTGGAGATGGCCGGTACCGCCAGGAAGGAGGGGCTGCTGGCTTTAGAGGGCTGGGAGATTAAAAATGAATTTATGAAAAAGGGTGTAACCTTGCTGGTCGATGGCCATGATCCCGAGATGGTGCGCCGGGTGTTGATGACTGATCTGCGGCAGACTCTAAGCCGCCATGAACTGGGGCAGAAAATTTTTAAGGCTATTGGCGATGTGGCGCCGGCCATGGGAATGATTGGTACATTGATTGGCTTAGTGCAAATGCTCTCTTCCATGGATGATCCAAAAAAAATTGGTCCGGCTATGGCGGTTGCACTGCTGACCACCCTTTATGGGGCAATGATTGCCAATATGGTGGCTCTCCCCTTTGCTGATAAACTTGCTCTGCGGAGCAATGAAGAACGGCTTAATCGCTCCATCATTATTGAGAGTATACTTTCTATCCAGCAAGGCCATAATCCGCGGGTATTGGAAGAATTACTGCTGACTTTTATGCCCGGCTCTAGACGTAATAACGGTTATGGAGAAAAGGGAAGGTAG
- a CDS encoding cupin domain-containing protein, with the protein MAPMQIRFFFCSTAAIFLLSSVCSLAIATQDQEKPSLASLLEETVTFPTKEVKVIVHRTQFPASFKTPEHTHKGPGPRYVIKGTVKITEGGKTHTYQAGQAFWESGHPMTLENIGAEEAEVVGFELIPIE; encoded by the coding sequence ATGGCGCCCATGCAAATTCGATTCTTCTTTTGCTCTACTGCCGCAATTTTTCTGCTTTCCAGTGTCTGCTCGCTTGCTATTGCTACCCAGGATCAGGAAAAACCTTCTCTCGCTTCCTTGTTGGAAGAAACGGTAACGTTTCCAACAAAAGAGGTCAAAGTCATCGTTCACCGTACCCAGTTTCCGGCTAGCTTCAAGACTCCGGAGCATACCCATAAGGGCCCGGGACCACGTTATGTCATCAAGGGCACGGTAAAAATCACAGAGGGAGGAAAAACCCATACCTATCAAGCAGGCCAGGCGTTCTGGGAGTCCGGGCACCCGATGACCCTTGAAAATATTGGCGCGGAAGAGGCTGAAGTGGTTGGCTTTGAACTCATTCCCATTGAATAA